In one Betta splendens chromosome 14, fBetSpl5.4, whole genome shotgun sequence genomic region, the following are encoded:
- the LOC114869118 gene encoding uncharacterized protein LOC114869118 isoform X2 codes for MSALVLLMTTMMVMKSKAAFTKIITVSSHSDGSVLLPAEGGGRLEHGWDVRWTHPHLVLSLKNNMTTCHHGRCELLSDGSLRFNRVQIKDSGTYRLEVFYENGTQQMRKDFLLHVEAAGDSSSTVAVSISCLLLFLLLLSFIIFILRRRGIRHTDTSGQTEENVYVKMLSHCGKEGEDDVEKKQEKEEDPVYVSCNPALSMETPITQQTVEDDVYV; via the exons ATGTCAGCTCTGGTCCTGTTAATGACAACGATGATGGTCATGAAGAGCAAAG ctgCCTTCACAAAGATCATCACAGTATCTTCACACAGCGATGGGTCCGTCCTGCTGCccgcagaggggggagggagactAGAGCATGGGTGGGACGTCAGGTGGACTCATCCCCACCTGGTCTTATCTCTGAAGAATAACATGACGACGTGTCACCACGGACGCTGTGAGCTGCTGAGTGATGGCTCACTGAGATTCAACAGAGTTCAGATCAAGGACTCAGGAACATACCGCCTGGAGGTGTTCTATGAAAATGGGACGCAGCAGATGAGGAAAGACTTCCTACTCcatgtggaggctgcag gtgacagcagcagcactgtggcTGTGTCTATCTCCTGCCTtctcctgtttctgctgctgctttccttcatcatcttcatcctgaggaggagagggatcaGGCACACAGATACCTCAG GTCAAACAGAGGAAAATGTGTATGTTAAGATGCTCAGTCATTGCGGCAAAGAGGGTGAGGATGACGTTGAGAAGAagcaagagaaagaggaggatcCTGTTTatg TTTCCTGTAATCCTGCTCTCTCAATGGAAACACCAATCACACAGCAGACAGTGGAGGATGACGTCTACGTGTGA
- the LOC114869118 gene encoding uncharacterized protein LOC114869118 isoform X1, whose amino-acid sequence MSALVLLMTTMMVMKSKAAFTKIITVSSHSDGSVLLPAEGGGRLEHGWDVRWTHPHLVLSLKNNMTTCHHGRCELLSDGSLRFNRVQIKDSGTYRLEVFYENGTQQMRKDFLLHVEAAAGDSSSTVAVSISCLLLFLLLLSFIIFILRRRGIRHTDTSGQTEENVYVKMLSHCGKEGEDDVEKKQEKEEDPVYVSCNPALSMETPITQQTVEDDVYV is encoded by the exons ATGTCAGCTCTGGTCCTGTTAATGACAACGATGATGGTCATGAAGAGCAAAG ctgCCTTCACAAAGATCATCACAGTATCTTCACACAGCGATGGGTCCGTCCTGCTGCccgcagaggggggagggagactAGAGCATGGGTGGGACGTCAGGTGGACTCATCCCCACCTGGTCTTATCTCTGAAGAATAACATGACGACGTGTCACCACGGACGCTGTGAGCTGCTGAGTGATGGCTCACTGAGATTCAACAGAGTTCAGATCAAGGACTCAGGAACATACCGCCTGGAGGTGTTCTATGAAAATGGGACGCAGCAGATGAGGAAAGACTTCCTACTCcatgtggaggctgcag caggtgacagcagcagcactgtggcTGTGTCTATCTCCTGCCTtctcctgtttctgctgctgctttccttcatcatcttcatcctgaggaggagagggatcaGGCACACAGATACCTCAG GTCAAACAGAGGAAAATGTGTATGTTAAGATGCTCAGTCATTGCGGCAAAGAGGGTGAGGATGACGTTGAGAAGAagcaagagaaagaggaggatcCTGTTTatg TTTCCTGTAATCCTGCTCTCTCAATGGAAACACCAATCACACAGCAGACAGTGGAGGATGACGTCTACGTGTGA